From Synoicihabitans lomoniglobus, the proteins below share one genomic window:
- a CDS encoding helix-turn-helix domain-containing protein, with protein sequence MPPKDHFQNQPWLTRPITIGANTIRAAGLVNNVPGIDRKSMRVMGKYSLIYMLRLEHGFYSDGHGTHRALSAGDVLWLHPELPHAYGPDEGRDWTQIYVVFEGPQWEQWSREGILDASQPLTHAEPLGMWQRRFEDVFQSDSPQDPASALRIFGRLLNLMTALLATHAESQRSTADDWLKESQLLLGVRPGAPVLSPAEVARKVGQSYESFRKRFAAAVGVSPGQFQQRCRIDFACAAIYQGNRSFKALAEELGFCDVFHFSKTFRQVVGDTPSEFRRKARGA encoded by the coding sequence ATGCCGCCGAAGGACCATTTCCAGAATCAACCCTGGCTGACGCGCCCGATTACCATAGGTGCGAATACGATCAGAGCCGCCGGGTTGGTGAACAATGTGCCGGGGATCGATCGTAAATCGATGCGTGTTATGGGAAAATACAGTCTCATTTACATGCTGCGGTTGGAGCACGGGTTTTACAGCGACGGCCATGGCACCCATAGGGCATTATCGGCGGGTGATGTGCTGTGGTTGCATCCCGAGTTGCCGCACGCCTACGGACCGGACGAGGGCCGGGATTGGACGCAGATCTATGTGGTTTTTGAGGGACCGCAATGGGAGCAATGGAGTCGGGAGGGTATCCTGGATGCATCTCAACCGCTCACTCATGCGGAGCCGCTGGGTATGTGGCAGCGTCGCTTCGAAGACGTGTTTCAATCGGATTCACCGCAGGATCCCGCGTCGGCTTTGCGCATATTTGGTCGATTACTCAATCTCATGACGGCCTTGCTCGCCACGCACGCGGAGTCTCAGCGGTCGACGGCGGATGACTGGCTGAAGGAGAGCCAACTTCTGCTGGGCGTGCGTCCCGGGGCGCCCGTTTTGAGCCCGGCGGAGGTCGCCCGTAAAGTGGGCCAGAGTTACGAAAGTTTCCGTAAACGTTTCGCGGCGGCGGTGGGCGTTTCACCCGGTCAGTTCCAGCAGCGGTGCCGCATAGATTTTGCCTGCGCGGCCATTTATCAGGGCAATCGTTCGTTTAAAGCGTTGGCGGAGGAATTGGGATTTTGTGACGTGTTTCACTTTTCCAAAACCTTTCGGCAGGTCGTGGGGGACACACCATCGGAGTTTCGCCGCAAGGCGCGCGGAGCCTGA
- a CDS encoding AraC family transcriptional regulator produces the protein MITSQPLEIDVPVHGAIFAESVHAADFHMTDRADAFHKVLFVQRGVVELRLTGRKRLVSWQADAGTLLVVPAGELHNLVDIEPSVLLLLGVGTAFVADDADLAALWARLVRREVGATHFRGDQAGPIVKRWRQAILEQTLQRLGGGVAVRILTLEMLLMADRCLPKSRTNTTADRLEMIRGEMEETFFEGWTIDRAAEWVGLSRRQFTQRFRELTGVTFVEFLNRLRLAHAERLMRSGQYSVIGAAFSSGFEDLSHFYRLFRGRHGKPPREWLREEAT, from the coding sequence GTGATTACCTCGCAACCGCTTGAGATCGATGTGCCCGTGCATGGGGCGATTTTTGCCGAAAGCGTGCACGCGGCGGATTTTCATATGACCGATCGCGCGGATGCGTTTCACAAGGTATTGTTCGTGCAACGCGGGGTGGTGGAGCTACGTTTGACCGGCCGCAAACGGCTGGTCTCGTGGCAGGCGGATGCGGGCACGTTGCTGGTCGTGCCGGCGGGCGAGCTGCACAATCTGGTCGATATCGAGCCCTCGGTGCTGCTGCTCCTCGGAGTGGGCACCGCCTTCGTGGCCGACGATGCCGATCTGGCCGCCTTGTGGGCGCGGCTCGTGCGGCGTGAGGTCGGTGCCACGCACTTTCGCGGCGATCAAGCGGGGCCGATCGTGAAGCGATGGCGGCAGGCCATTCTCGAACAGACCTTGCAGCGACTCGGTGGTGGGGTGGCCGTGCGGATTCTGACGTTGGAGATGCTGTTGATGGCTGACCGCTGTTTGCCGAAATCACGCACCAATACCACGGCGGATCGCCTCGAGATGATTCGGGGGGAAATGGAGGAGACGTTTTTCGAGGGCTGGACGATTGATCGGGCGGCCGAGTGGGTGGGACTGTCGCGGCGGCAATTCACGCAACGCTTTCGGGAACTGACCGGGGTGACCTTTGTGGAGTTTCTCAACCGACTGCGTTTGGCCCATGCGGAGCGCCTCATGCGCTCGGGCCAATACAGCGTGATCGGCGCAGCGTTTTCATCGGGATTCGAGGACCTCTCTCATTTCTATCGCCTGTTCCGCGGACGTCACGGCAAGCCCCCCCGGGAATGGTTGCGCGAGGAAGCAACGTGA
- a CDS encoding aromatic ring-hydroxylating oxygenase subunit alpha gives MIFDEDSPFQVLRQTWQPVALTRDLPAGGVMGYTLLEQELVIARFEDGTLLAADAACPHKGARLSAGRIVDGCLMCPYHGWTFGPTGDCKNIPSLVEPNPQKCALSHLKSYEAQDRYGMVWVKLDPAGDTPLPEVPEFENPAWSYRLGPPMKFAAGFRREVENYLDMTHFAFAHGTTLGKCADPRIPDMTITTHDDGFQMDAPFPALETPHEQPGKLQSAHHRQQRCHLPNFTTIRQTFTDGDERVLVHIPSPNTRESCTVFWSLAISPGFDGPEPDGQIDFAIKVLDEDREMCELQTPREVPVNPTRGGWGVLVAPGDTLANTYQKMFRQWLQKHLDAAAT, from the coding sequence GTGATATTTGACGAAGATTCTCCGTTCCAAGTGCTCCGCCAAACCTGGCAGCCCGTCGCGCTCACGCGTGATCTTCCCGCCGGGGGCGTCATGGGCTACACCTTGCTCGAACAAGAGCTGGTTATCGCCCGTTTTGAAGATGGCACGCTACTCGCCGCCGACGCGGCCTGTCCGCACAAAGGAGCCCGTCTGTCCGCCGGCCGCATCGTCGACGGCTGCCTGATGTGCCCCTACCACGGCTGGACATTCGGCCCCACGGGTGACTGCAAAAATATCCCGTCTCTGGTGGAGCCCAATCCGCAAAAATGTGCGCTGTCCCACCTCAAAAGTTACGAGGCTCAGGACCGCTACGGCATGGTCTGGGTAAAACTCGATCCCGCCGGGGATACTCCCCTGCCCGAGGTGCCCGAGTTTGAGAATCCGGCTTGGAGCTATCGGCTCGGACCGCCGATGAAATTCGCCGCCGGTTTCCGTCGCGAGGTGGAGAACTACCTCGACATGACGCACTTCGCGTTCGCGCACGGCACCACGCTCGGCAAGTGCGCCGACCCGCGCATTCCCGACATGACCATCACCACGCACGATGATGGTTTTCAGATGGACGCCCCGTTCCCGGCTCTCGAAACGCCGCACGAACAGCCCGGCAAACTCCAGAGCGCCCACCACCGGCAGCAGCGTTGCCATCTGCCCAACTTCACCACCATCCGCCAGACCTTCACCGACGGTGACGAACGCGTGCTCGTGCACATCCCGTCGCCCAATACCCGCGAATCCTGCACGGTGTTTTGGTCGCTCGCCATCTCCCCCGGGTTCGACGGCCCGGAGCCCGACGGCCAGATCGATTTCGCCATCAAGGTCCTCGATGAGGACCGCGAGATGTGTGAACTGCAGACACCCCGCGAAGTGCCCGTCAACCCCACCCGCGGCGGTTGGGGCGTGCTTGTCGCTCCCGGCGACACCTTGGCCAACACCTACCAGAAAATGTTCCGGCAATGGCTCCAAAAGCACCTCGATGCTGCCGCGACCTAA
- a CDS encoding sugar phosphate isomerase/epimerase family protein, with the protein MTDSASAPSYQRSISSLGCPQESVESALALARHLQLDAIELRSLEGGVDLPALFAKTYGTPEAMAAAIGVPASPRICSLDTSLKLFDNTDETRAEFLEFLPWAETLGVHWLRWFDGGKAWADDLPLAIDTWQWWTKLRAEKGWQAEIMIETHDLVLDSAAIIALTEACPGIKILWDTHHTWKVGGEDPVKTWQVIKSHVPHIHVKDSVNIPSARHSFSYRLPGEGQFPMAPLQALLAREFDGVVSLEWERHWHPYLAPVEDAVNSAFAQNWW; encoded by the coding sequence ATGACCGACTCTGCCTCCGCCCCCTCCTACCAACGCTCCATTTCCTCTCTCGGCTGCCCGCAGGAATCAGTCGAAAGCGCGCTGGCCCTGGCCCGCCACCTCCAGCTCGATGCCATCGAACTGCGCAGCCTCGAGGGCGGCGTCGACCTCCCGGCTTTGTTCGCCAAGACCTACGGCACCCCCGAGGCGATGGCGGCCGCGATCGGCGTGCCGGCCTCCCCTCGTATTTGCTCGCTCGATACATCGCTCAAGCTGTTCGACAATACCGACGAGACCCGGGCGGAGTTCCTCGAGTTTCTCCCGTGGGCGGAGACACTCGGCGTGCACTGGCTGCGCTGGTTTGACGGCGGCAAAGCGTGGGCTGACGACCTGCCATTAGCCATCGACACGTGGCAGTGGTGGACCAAGCTGCGCGCCGAAAAGGGCTGGCAGGCGGAGATCATGATTGAGACCCACGACCTCGTGCTCGACTCCGCCGCCATCATCGCGCTCACGGAAGCCTGCCCCGGCATCAAGATTCTCTGGGACACCCACCATACCTGGAAAGTCGGTGGAGAGGACCCCGTCAAAACCTGGCAGGTGATCAAGTCCCACGTGCCCCACATCCACGTGAAGGACAGCGTCAACATCCCCAGCGCCCGGCACTCGTTTTCCTATCGCCTGCCCGGCGAAGGTCAGTTCCCCATGGCACCCTTACAAGCGCTGCTGGCGCGCGAGTTTGACGGCGTGGTGAGCCTGGAATGGGAACGCCACTGGCATCCCTATTTGGCACCGGTCGAAGACGCCGTGAATTCGGCTTTTGCTCAAAACTGGTGGTAG
- a CDS encoding uroporphyrinogen decarboxylase family protein — translation MADTLRPSLTRSQIEAVLRCQPSPGAVPFLPAIYEHKAWFIGSTPSAIARDAKLLTKALIAEYEALQPDALAVGVDVYNLEAEACGCKVTFYEGDDTSIPGISPGDHVIKPGEDLGNAKIPNPLTDGRMPVNLQAARDVRKALGDDIWLRGAISGPFSLAISLVGAEALFFACVDEPDWVHEVLNYSGRIIKAFSKGYIDAGAELIIFDSQASPELLSPAMYEEFVLPVTKDLTKWATAQGVRDIPLIIGGNTTPIAELLVETGCNNLLCDFTGDFDEWSELCIDHERSMRRNVSPHLIQKGTPDEIYAVARQEFENGKDMPGFILGTAVVPFGSPTENILAVKRACVDHAAS, via the coding sequence ATGGCTGATACTTTGCGTCCTTCGCTTACCCGTTCCCAAATTGAAGCTGTGCTGCGTTGCCAGCCCAGTCCGGGAGCCGTCCCCTTCCTCCCCGCCATCTACGAACACAAGGCGTGGTTCATCGGCTCGACGCCGTCAGCGATTGCCCGTGATGCCAAGTTGCTCACCAAGGCCCTGATCGCCGAGTATGAAGCGCTGCAGCCCGACGCCCTCGCGGTCGGCGTCGATGTTTACAATCTCGAGGCCGAGGCCTGCGGTTGCAAAGTCACGTTCTACGAGGGCGACGATACTTCGATCCCTGGCATCAGCCCCGGCGACCACGTCATCAAACCCGGGGAAGATCTCGGCAATGCCAAGATCCCCAATCCGCTCACCGACGGGCGCATGCCGGTTAATCTGCAGGCGGCCCGCGACGTGCGCAAGGCGCTCGGCGACGACATCTGGCTGCGCGGTGCCATCTCAGGTCCCTTCTCCCTGGCCATTTCACTGGTCGGGGCCGAAGCGTTGTTTTTTGCCTGCGTCGACGAACCGGACTGGGTGCACGAGGTGCTCAACTACAGCGGTCGCATCATCAAGGCGTTTTCCAAGGGCTACATCGATGCCGGCGCGGAATTGATCATCTTCGATTCGCAGGCATCGCCCGAACTGCTATCGCCCGCCATGTATGAAGAGTTCGTGCTGCCCGTGACCAAGGACCTCACCAAGTGGGCCACCGCCCAGGGTGTGCGCGACATCCCGTTGATCATCGGGGGCAACACCACCCCGATCGCCGAGTTGCTGGTCGAGACCGGTTGCAATAATCTCCTGTGCGACTTCACCGGGGACTTCGACGAATGGTCGGAACTGTGCATCGACCATGAGCGCTCCATGCGCCGCAACGTATCGCCGCATCTCATCCAAAAAGGCACGCCCGACGAGATCTATGCCGTCGCGCGCCAGGAATTCGAGAACGGCAAAGACATGCCCGGGTTCATCCTCGGCACCGCCGTCGTGCCGTTCGGCTCCCCCACCGAAAACATCCTCGCCGTGAAACGCGCCTGCGTGGACCACGCCGCGAGCTGA